One Salvelinus alpinus chromosome 9, SLU_Salpinus.1, whole genome shotgun sequence genomic window, ttatctatatatatgtatatacctgaaggggtcctaaaattccaaatcaaatagataaataaatatgTCAGCTCCACTCCCAACGTCTTAGACTCTGCAGAATTAAAACGTGTCCAGTGCAACATGCCTAGCTCTGCCCACTGGGGCGTGGCTTACGGAGCGCTCTTTGAAATAAATGCTTGTATTGTCTTAATAATACCAACGTCTCGAGTTATCATCACACCGGTTCTGTTGCTTTGACACTTGACTATGCCATTAAAAACGGAATCATGCAAATAATATATATGAGGTCTATGTGGGTGAAGCGTCTATTAGTTTTAGGATGTATTTTATTCCTCAGCTATATATCATTGATTTTGAGGAATGAAACCGACAAAAAGACAGATGAGAGGCCTACTGAGGCTCAAACTATTGACATTGATAGAAGATTTTCTGACTTGGAAAGCAACATCAACAAAGTCTGTGAGTAAGTCAACTTTCTTGAATGTTGATTCAATTCATGATGTGCCTTTTGGATAACGTATAAACTCATAGGAAAATCATAGGCTACATGTACGTTTTTTTTTTGTAACAACATTTGGTTACACTTTATAGGGAACACATGACATGTCTTTACttatattctagaacactgctgtGCGGACGCATAGGCTTACACGTTTTGTGCGCTAAATTCTTTAGTTCCACATTGAGACGGGGTGGGTttgtaaatgcatcagttattctgcgctctggcactgACGAGCGTGCTCTAAAATTGGAGTAGatggccagagtgaatttacgaacgcaccctaaATCTGTTTCTTGTGTCGCTTGCTCTTTATTAAATAATAGTTAGGAAACTCTCGTCACGAAAACGCATTGTTTATTTGTTTCCCCAAAGGCTATAGGTAGTAAATGCTTCTACAAAATGTATATATTGCTGTTTTACAAGTATCATAATTTACTGTGCCTACGCCTAATCAAGTGTcgaagaaatgtttgttttgaaaGGTATTTCCGTTGGCTTTCTGTTCCACAAAACATGCGGTCATTTACCGTTGTCTCTACTCAAGAGTGAATCGTTGTTCCGGTGCACAGATTCATGGCAACATTCACGAGATGGAAGTGCTATTTATTTCATTCAATTAATGTtttcctttgttcatatttcccgcGTTGTGTCATAGGTCTGTCATTCTGGTTGTGCGTAATAGGAGTGCGCATAGAAATAAGATACGTGGCCTGCACGCCAGGCTTTGGAGTCTATTTATAAATGGTGATGAAATGTAATGACTGTCTGATTAACTAGAATTTGCTAATGTAACAATGGATGTGGAAATTGACTTTTACGTCATAGAACCAGCTTATTGGTTGTAATTGCCAATTGCGGTCCTGAGAGAGACCAATGggcttataaactcagcaaaaaaagaaatatccctttttcaggaccctgtctttcaaagataattcgtaaaaatccaaataactaaacagatcttcattgtaaagggtttaaacactgtttcccatgcttgttcaatgaaccataaacaattaatgaacatgcacctgtggaacggtcttaAAACACTAACATCTTACAGacgtaggcaattaaggtcccagttatgaaaatttaggacactaaagatgcctttctactgactctggaaaaacaccaaaagaaagatgcccgaggtccctgctcatctgcatgaatgtgccttaggcatgctgtaaggaggcatgaggactgcagatgtggccagggcaataaattgcaatgtcctactgtgagacaggacagacagctgatagtCCTCGCAGTTAccgaccacgtgtaacaacacctgcacaggatccgtACATCTGAAactcacacctgcgggacaggtacaggatggcaacaacaactgcccgagttacatcaggaatgcacaatccctccatcagtgctcagactgtccgcaataggctgagagaggctggattgaggacttgtaggcctgttgtaggcaggtcctcaccagacatcaccggcaacaacgtcgcctatgggcacgaATATTTACAAATACCATAGGTAGGCCTATGAGGATGTCTGGTCAGAGTTCCAGTCGTTATAGTGAAAGTCTAAGTACgccttgcacagtcttcacattttgctgcttTAAAATGAAATCTAAAGGGATTATattaattcccccccccccctaaagatctacacaacctactctgCATTTTCAAAATTATAGAAAATGTTCAAAAAATATGTGTTGCTTGCGTAAGTCTTtacaccccagagttaatacttaaCACGGCTGTAAACCTTTGGCGGCTATTACAGTTGTGAAACATTTTGAATAAAATTCTACTGACCGAACTCATAGGGCAAAATATACCACAAAACGTTTTATATAAATAATGACATACTTATTTATTCATAGTTCAATTATTTATGAATACATATTCATGAGTTATTAAAGTGTCGCTGACTTTGTTATTAATTTACATGTCTATTTCACTTATACGTGTGACTGCTTTTAATATGCATTGATTGGAAGACTATGCTATTATCTGTTAAGCACTGGCAGATTAAATATGTGAATGAAGAAGATATTCTGACAACTTTTATTTTTCACAATTCAAATGTAAGAGCTATTTCTGTGTTAAATTGGGATAAAACCACCGacactttattttatttatctcaGACGATTTGTTCAAAAACTTTGAACAAAAGCAGGATGCCATTCAGAAAATGCTtatggatgagagagggagatttAAAGACCAGAAAGTTGTGGCAGCTCCGGTCAAATCTCAGAGAGGACAAGATGAACAGAAGCTCAAGCCCCAGCAATCTCCATTGTTTCAGGGCTGGGGAGAGAATCTATCGGATGAGGATCAGGAGGAGGCACAGGCTTTGTTTGAGAAATATGGCTACAATGTTTTCCTCAGCGATCGTCTACCTCTCAACCGAGAGCTACCAGAGACACGTGAATCCAAGTAAAGTAACGATTCTCTGACGCCGTTTTTTCCCCTCACCCTTTAAAGGTTTCTCCCTCACTCGTCTGTTACATTCCTTCTTTCATGCACGTAATGATTACTGGATGCAGAAACATAAATGgtgtccatgagttcatctgactctggggaagtagatcaagggtttcattgccaaaatcctgatgtATCCCTTTTTAATATACCTATGAGAGGAGTGTAACTGATGTTTAGTTTCCTTCAACAGATGTTTGCAGAAGAAATACCCCAAGGACCTTCCTAGTATTGCTGTGGTATTGATCTACCTGGACGAGGCTCTGTCTGTCATTAAGAGGGCAATCTGCAGCATCATCAACCGAACCCCTGAACACCTGCTGAGAGAAATCATTCTGGTGGATGACCACAGCTCCAATGGTACGTCTCCCCAAACTATACTGACAGCTTTTGTATGATAATATTAATTTCCTAccctttttttaatttatttttatttttacccaatcAGATGATCTGAAGGGGGACCTGGATGTCTATATCAAATCCATTGAGGCGCAGAATCCTTTGTTTCGCATGGTCAGAGTGAGACATGTTGAATCACTGGGTTTAACTCAAGCTCGCATCTCTGGGTGGAGAGCTGCTACTGCGGATGTGGTTGCCATTCTAGACGCTCACATTGAGGTCCACAAGGAGTGGTAAGAGTATTTAGGAATGTACAGTGTCTCTGAAATAACTACTGTGCCAGTAGTTGCCATATCGCACATCAAGTTAAATATCTGTGTAACTTGTCCCTCACCTTGAACAGTTCAGCCAAGTCTTTAACTATAGGAACAGGGCCAGTGTGTTGTTTTCCATGACTCTGCTGTCTGTGCTTGCAGGGCGGAGCCTCTGTTGACTCGTATCAAGGCAGACCGGACAGTGGTGGTCTCCCCTGTGTTTGACAGGGTGAATTACTATGACCTGGATGTTGTCCATTACGTCCCAGCGGCCCATGCTTTTGACTGGGCTCTATGGTGTATGTATGAGTCCTTCAGGCCGGAGTGGTACCATCTCAACGACACGTCACTGCCAGGAAAGTAAGTTGAGCAGGCAAATGGAATCACTCATACTGTCAAACCCACATCTTTGTGGTTGTGGGGGTGTGACAGCGAGTATAGTGTTTATTTTAACGCTTTGCCTCTGTCATCAGGAGTCCCTCTGTCATGGGAATCATGGTGGTGGACAGGAAATTCCTGGGTGAAATCGGTGCCCTAGATGGTGGAATGAAAGTGTATGGAGGGGAAAATGTCGAGCTAGGTGTGCGGGTGAGAAGCAACAATATTATGcaccattcttttttttttttaccagattCTGTGAACATCTGATATTTTTGATAACATTGTTTTCTGTGGTCATTAAATAGTATAATTGGCAATGTCCTCCACAAATAATGTAAATGCTTCAGGTGTGGCTGTGTGGAGGAAGCATAGAGGTAGTGCCTTGTTCTAAGATCGCCCA contains:
- the LOC139584467 gene encoding probable polypeptide N-acetylgalactosaminyltransferase 8, with protein sequence MQIIYMRSMWVKRLLVLGCILFLSYISLILRNETDKKTDERPTEAQTIDIDRRFSDLESNINKVYDLFKNFEQKQDAIQKMLMDERGRFKDQKVVAAPVKSQRGQDEQKLKPQQSPLFQGWGENLSDEDQEEAQALFEKYGYNVFLSDRLPLNRELPETRESKCLQKKYPKDLPSIAVVLIYLDEALSVIKRAICSIINRTPEHLLREIILVDDHSSNDDLKGDLDVYIKSIEAQNPLFRMVRVRHVESLGLTQARISGWRAATADVVAILDAHIEVHKEWAEPLLTRIKADRTVVVSPVFDRVNYYDLDVVHYVPAAHAFDWALWCMYESFRPEWYHLNDTSLPGKSPSVMGIMVVDRKFLGEIGALDGGMKVYGGENVELGVRVWLCGGSIEVVPCSKIAHIERNHKPYAPDLSMSMKRNALRAAEIWMDEYKHNVNIAWNIPIKDHGIDIGDVSERKKLREKLKCKPFKWYLDNVYPQLDTWDNILAYGGMKNLDANICIDQGLFPGHTPIAFDCFNYGPQHTYYRSNGELYIGGLKSHKYNDNRCLADSGEDTFPDLYDCNEAVQKGMGIHWDFTQGKELKNRQTKRCLEIQKQKLVVQKCTGQKWEIQNIIKPF